The following proteins are encoded in a genomic region of Glycine max cultivar Williams 82 chromosome 18, Glycine_max_v4.0, whole genome shotgun sequence:
- the LOC100808038 gene encoding serine/arginine-rich splicing factor SR45a isoform X3: MSYSRRSRYSPSPSPSPYKRYGRSVSRSLSISRSRSRSRSLSRDAENPGNNLYVTGLSPRITKRELEKHFAAEGKVIDVHLVVDPWTRESRGFGFVTMETLEEAERCVKYLNRSVLEGRVITVEKQVSCVKQLFIKLSNHN, translated from the exons ATGTCGTATTCAAGGAGATCTAG GtattctccttctccttctccttctccataCAAGCGATACGGTAGGTCTGTGTCCAGGTCTCTCTCAATATCAAGATCCAGAAGCCGTTCAAG GAGTTTATCAAGAGATGCAGAAAATCCAGGAAACAATTTGTATGTGACAGGATTGTCTCCTAGGATTACCAAGAGAGAACTGGAGAAACATTTTGCTGCTGAAGGAAAA GTGATAGATGTCCATCTGGTAGTTGATCCTTGGACAAGGGAATCCCGTGGGTTTGGCTTTGTGACAATGGAGACTCTTGAGGAGGCTGAACGATGTGTAAAGTATCTGAATCGCTCTGTACTTGAAGGGCGTGTCATCACGGTGGAGAAG CAGGTTAGCTGTGTGAAGCAGCTCTTCATCAAACTCTCAAATCACAactaa
- the LOC100808038 gene encoding serine/arginine-rich splicing factor SR45a isoform X4, whose product MSYSRRSRYSPSPSPSPYKRYGRSVSRSLSISRSRSRSRSLSRDAENPGNNLYVTGLSPRITKRELEKHFAAEGKVIDVHLVVDPWTRESRGFGFVTMETLEEAERCVKYLNRSVLEGRVITVEKVSCVKQLFIKLSNHN is encoded by the exons ATGTCGTATTCAAGGAGATCTAG GtattctccttctccttctccttctccataCAAGCGATACGGTAGGTCTGTGTCCAGGTCTCTCTCAATATCAAGATCCAGAAGCCGTTCAAG GAGTTTATCAAGAGATGCAGAAAATCCAGGAAACAATTTGTATGTGACAGGATTGTCTCCTAGGATTACCAAGAGAGAACTGGAGAAACATTTTGCTGCTGAAGGAAAA GTGATAGATGTCCATCTGGTAGTTGATCCTTGGACAAGGGAATCCCGTGGGTTTGGCTTTGTGACAATGGAGACTCTTGAGGAGGCTGAACGATGTGTAAAGTATCTGAATCGCTCTGTACTTGAAGGGCGTGTCATCACGGTGGAGAAG GTTAGCTGTGTGAAGCAGCTCTTCATCAAACTCTCAAATCACAactaa
- the LOC100808038 gene encoding serine/arginine-rich splicing factor SR45a isoform X1: MSYSRRSRYSPSPSPSPYKRYGRSVSRSLSISRSRSRSRSLSRDAENPGNNLYVTGLSPRITKRELEKHFAAEGKVIDVHLVVDPWTRESRGFGFVTMETLEEAERCVKYLNRSVLEGRVITVEKAKRRRGRTPTPGRYLGLRTIRARRRSPSYSPRRSPSYSPFRRSYSRSPYSSDRSRSRSYSPDYQRRRSYSPYHSRRRSYSPFYSRYRSYSRYDRHRSYSRSRSPYSRSPVSMHDRSYSPYEIRYDSPDAHSYRRHRYRSVSRSASPDDPYYGRHRYRSVSRSASPRPRRRSRRSYSRSATPVSKRSNSRNVSPRSRRSHSRSSKRSGKCEKRYSRSSSVNASSRSVSRSNTPRSTSPST; this comes from the exons ATGTCGTATTCAAGGAGATCTAG GtattctccttctccttctccttctccataCAAGCGATACGGTAGGTCTGTGTCCAGGTCTCTCTCAATATCAAGATCCAGAAGCCGTTCAAG GAGTTTATCAAGAGATGCAGAAAATCCAGGAAACAATTTGTATGTGACAGGATTGTCTCCTAGGATTACCAAGAGAGAACTGGAGAAACATTTTGCTGCTGAAGGAAAA GTGATAGATGTCCATCTGGTAGTTGATCCTTGGACAAGGGAATCCCGTGGGTTTGGCTTTGTGACAATGGAGACTCTTGAGGAGGCTGAACGATGTGTAAAGTATCTGAATCGCTCTGTACTTGAAGGGCGTGTCATCACGGTGGAGAAG GCTAAAAGACGACGTGGTCGAACCCCAACGCCAGGGAGGTATCTAGGACTGAGAACTATTCGTG CTCGACGTCGCTCTCCAAGTTACTCTCCTCGTCGCTCTCCTAGCTATTCTCCCTTCAGAAGAAGCTACAGTCGCTCTCCCTATTCTTCAGACCGAAGTAGGAGTCGTTCTTACTCTCCTGACTATCAGAGGAGGAGGTCTTACTCTCCATATCACTCCAGGCGGAGGTCTTACTCTCCATTCTATAGCCGGTACAGGTCCTATTCTCGATATGATCGACACAGGTCATATTCTCGATCTCGCTCTCCGTATAGCAGGTCACCTGTCAGCATGCATGACAGATCATACTCTCCCTATGAAATACGATATGACTCGCCGGATGCGCACTCCTACAGAAGGCACCGTTACCGATCTGTTTCACGAAGTGCCTCGCCTGATGATCCTTATTATGGAAGGCACCGTTACAGGTCTGTTTCTCGGAGTGCCTCACCCAGGCCAAGGAGAAGGTCAAGGAGGAGCTACTCACGGAGTGCTACACCTGTTTCAAAGAGAAGCAACTCACGAAATGTGTCCCCCAGGTCAAGGAGGAGCCATTCAAGAAGCTCTAAGAGGAGTGGCAAATGTGAGAAACGCTACTCAAGAAGCTCGAGTGTGAATGCAAGTTCAAGATCAGTATCGAGGTCAAATACTCCAAGGTCTACCTCTCCTTCAACTTGA
- the LOC100808038 gene encoding serine/arginine-rich splicing factor SR45a isoform X2, whose protein sequence is MSYSRRSRYSPSPSPSPYKRYGRSVSRSLSISRSRSRSRSLSRDAENPGNNLYVTGLSPRITKRELEKHFAAEGKVIDVHLVVDPWTRESRGFGFVTMETLEEAERCVKYLNRSVLEGRVITVEKFLWQQVSCVKQLFIKLSNHN, encoded by the exons ATGTCGTATTCAAGGAGATCTAG GtattctccttctccttctccttctccataCAAGCGATACGGTAGGTCTGTGTCCAGGTCTCTCTCAATATCAAGATCCAGAAGCCGTTCAAG GAGTTTATCAAGAGATGCAGAAAATCCAGGAAACAATTTGTATGTGACAGGATTGTCTCCTAGGATTACCAAGAGAGAACTGGAGAAACATTTTGCTGCTGAAGGAAAA GTGATAGATGTCCATCTGGTAGTTGATCCTTGGACAAGGGAATCCCGTGGGTTTGGCTTTGTGACAATGGAGACTCTTGAGGAGGCTGAACGATGTGTAAAGTATCTGAATCGCTCTGTACTTGAAGGGCGTGTCATCACGGTGGAGAAG TTTCTGTGGCAGCAGGTTAGCTGTGTGAAGCAGCTCTTCATCAAACTCTCAAATCACAactaa